From a region of the Drosophila virilis strain 15010-1051.87 chromosome 3, Dvir_AGI_RSII-ME, whole genome shotgun sequence genome:
- the LOC6623435 gene encoding uncharacterized protein, with protein sequence MPSIANISVSSSSSSSARTTTATMVSFLPGNDARLSYIVNQVASASAAAVSPALPTFSPPRIESLVASSAEDLSSFGDVTFDIFDDDDDLFGSPMAFDASEQGLWNGRFVPPPPRPPFFVDEPVLSDGLTTCDLCSWAMPTKSTFMFEGTIEKATELGWPLTLIIVSVLSALLGAIIMIAVVRCRRKKSSNNRNDTHVQWWSRNKRAHSNGAGTGSGGGPPNAGSSAHNNNNHLRRSNIYTAHPADSIRGLQPLPLPLPLPMPPTLAAASAPMLSVSPSLAGSAPPSQQQLQQHQQAPPHFFHPYHHHHHQHQAAPPPHFPHDCDEDAAYEEPEYHQPQQLHSSSNSNSMSSVTSSPAPTEATAHWPQAGTMVVAS encoded by the exons ATGCCATCAATTGCGAACATCAGCGTCAGCTCCAGCTCTAGCTCCAGCGCCaggacgacgacggcgacaaTGGTCAGCTTCCTGCCAGGCAACGATGCCCGCCTTAGTTACATTGTAAATCAAgtcgcatccgcatccgcagcCGCTGTTTCGCCCGCCCTGCCCACATTTAGTCCGCCGCGCATTGAGAGCTTGGTGGCCAGTTCGGCGGAGGATTTGAGCAGCTTTGGGGATGTGACATTTGACATCttcgatgacgatgacgatttGTTTGGCTCGCCAATGGCCTTCGATGCCAGCGAGCAGGGCCTGTGGAACGGACGCTTCGTGCCCCCACCACCCCGTCCGCCCTTCTTTGTGGATGAGCCCGTGTTGAGCGATGGCCTAACCACATGTGATTTATGCTCCTGGGCCATGCCCACCAAGAGCACATTCATGTTCGAGGGCACGATAG AAAAGGCCACAGAATTGGGCTGGCCTCTGACGTTGATCATTGTGTCCGTGCTGTCGGCGCTGCTCGGCGCCATCATCATGATTGCCGTGGTGCGTTGTCGGCGCAAAAAGTCGTCTAACAATCGCAATG ACACACATGTGCAGTGGTGGTCGCGCAACAAACGCGCCCACAGCAATGGAGCGGGCACCGGCAGCGGTGGTGGCCCACCGAATGCCGGCAGCAgcgcccacaacaacaacaatcatcTGAGACGGAGTAATATTTATACGGCGCACCCGGCGGATAGCATACGCGGTCTGcaaccgctgccgctgccactgccgttGCCCATGCCGCCCACGCTGGCGGCTGCATCTGCGCCAATGTTGTCCGTATCGCCATCGCTGGCAGGCAGCGCGCCGCCaagccaacagcagctgcagcaacatcagcaggcACCACCACACTTCTTCCATccatatcatcatcatcatcaccagcaCCAGGCAGCCCCGCCGCCGCATTTCCCGCATGACTGCGACGAGGATGCCGCATATGAGGAGCCCGAGTATCATCAGCCGCAGCAATTGCACAGCAGctccaattccaattccatGTCGTCGGTCACGTCATCACCAGCGCCCACCGAGGCCACTGCCCATTGGCCGCAGGCCGGCACCATGGTGGTCGCCAGCTGA